The following nucleotide sequence is from Leopardus geoffroyi isolate Oge1 chromosome A1, O.geoffroyi_Oge1_pat1.0, whole genome shotgun sequence.
TGAATTTGGGTGCAGGTAAACAAGTGCTCCTTTCTGAGGAAAGACTTCGTACAGATGACCTGGTTTGGCATTTAGTGGAACTGTACTATGTTAAAAACAATGTCTCTCTGGTTATTGACAAACATTATGAGACAACGGGCCATATCACCGGTGAGGTGCACAATTTGCACTTTCAACACGGAATCTACATAGCAGGCCACGGTGGACTTGATGTCCCTTACCTGAATGGAGAGCTCCCCAATTTCCGCGGATGTATGGAGGATGTGCTATTTAACCAGGAGGAGATCCTGGCATCCCTTAGATCTTACCCTGGCTTTAAGAAGGTTTATGAAGTGTCACTAGGATGCAGTGACGAATTTTTTGCAGGAGAGGATGAAGCCATCAATTTCTTTAGCTCCAGATCCTACGTCACCTTCCCAGAATGGAAGGTGCCAGGGGAAGGGCTATTGGAATTTGCTTTACAGACTGGAACTCAACAAGCCTTACTTTTATTTCAGTCAGGTAGAGAAGGAAATTTCGTTGCTTTGGAAATAGTTAACGGTCTATTGAGGGCTCATGTAGGATGGAGCAAAAGCAACACCCAGCTCTCTTCGTTGAGCTTAGTTAGTGACAACAAGTGGCACGTTATTCAACTGAAGTTCACTGGAAGTTATCTGGCCCTGATGGTGGATGAGCAAGGGGTAAGGACATTGCTGCCTTTGCAAAGCAAGCCATTTGTATCTGAAGGCCCCCTCTTTGTGGGAGGTCTTAATGCCCGTAAGGGAGAAGAAGTTAAGAAGTTAGGATTTGCCTCTGTGCCTAAGAAATCTGCTCGAGGAGTTTCTTTCAAAGGATGCTTAAGAGGCTTGGAAGCCAACGCAGAAAAGAGAGCATTGAAGGATGCCCTTGTTTCCAAAGATATAGCTGCTGGGTGTAAAACGAGGAGTAGTGATAATGAAAATCCTTTCATAACGACAATGGAAAACCTGCTTCAGTCAGAAGTTCCCCTTTCCACCACCGTCGTTGAGGCAGGCAAGCCTTTTTTTCAAGATGCGAGTAGCTATTTCTTGAGTCTGAGTAACTTGGAGATCCAAGAAGGTGGGCGAGCCTTACTGGAACAAAGGCATATGAAAGTGGATGTGGAATCTGAAGATTTGGGTATCCATCATtctcaaattctatttaaaatagagGAAATGCCCCTTCACGGGTTCCTTCAATTAGATGTTTCCCCTGTTCAGGAAATGGAGAAAGCTTTCACGATGTCAGATTTGAGGCAAGGGAAAGTTTGGTATGTCCATGATGGTTCAGAAGAACCTAGggattttttcacattttcagtttcttccaaCAGCAAGCAGAAAATGCCATTTTATCTGCAAGGCCGTGTTCCATATGTGTTCAACATTACTGTCATTCCAGTAAATGACCCCCCACACCTTAAGCTCCCCGAAGGAAATTTGCTTCTCTTGTTTGAGAATTCTAAGAAACGACTGACTCCAAATATAATACACGTGTCAGACCCTGACACAGATTCCTTGAGTCTTAGTTTCTCCATTCTTGGCAACTTCAATTCAGATGCTGGGTTTTTAGAAAACACCAATGATCCTGGGAAAGCGATTAATGGTTTTACACACGGGGATTTAAGAGATGGCAACATTTTCTACGTGCACAGAGGTCCTCGGAACTCCCGGATGCTTCTGAGAGCAAGTGATGGAGAGCTGGTTAGCAATACAGTAGTGTTACGGGTCATGGCTGTTCCTTGGGGCTTTGAAGTGGCCATTAGAACCGGTGTCGTTGTCCAGCAGGGTGGCACAGTTCTGATTACACAGAGTAACTTGTCGGTGGAGGTTAATGGTGAACCCCACGAGATGGAGACCCGCTATGCTATCACTCAGCCACCCCAATTTGGCCAGATTCAGCGGCAGGGGTCAAGTGGCGAATGGAAACAAGTTAGTACCTTTTCTCAGCATTCCATTGATCGGGGTCAGGTCCGGTACCATAGTACATTTCGAGAATTACAGCTAGGAAATGTTACAGAtcactttaaatttaaagttaacatAGAAGGAAAAGTCAGCGAGGAGCTAATGTTTCCGATTACCGTACGGTGGCTAAAGTTTACACTTCTCAAAAATGTTCCTCTTAAGGTCAGTAAGATAAACAGACAAGTATTGAATTCTGATCATTTGCAGGCTGTGACAGAGGGTGTGGACGTAGCTCAGAAGGAACTGCATTTTAAGTTGCTGACCCCACCTAAGAAAGGAAAATTGCTACTTGGCAATAAAGTGCTAAAAACAAACTCAGTCTTCAGCCAACAAAACATTACAGACTCTAAGATAAGTTACGAGCCACaggagaggcccagggaagacaCACAAGATACCTTTAGGTTCTTGATTGTTGTGAAGCACATAGCATCAAAAGATTATACTTTCAGAATAAACTTCGAAGCAGATAAGACACGCGTTACTGTGACTAACAGAGGATTATTTgtaaaagaaggagaagggaaattaattacaaaatcaGAATTATTTGCTCAAACACTGGACAATCAGACCTTCCAATATAAAATCACCCAGAGTCCTCAACACGGGAAACTGAAACTGATTAACTTATCAGATCCTTTGAGAAGTCATGACCATATCACCGCATTCACTGATCAAGACCTAGTGGGCGAGCGACTGATGTATGTCCACGATGATTCTGAGACCCAGTGTGATGAATTCCTCCTTGTGGCCTCTGCCATAGCACCAGGCCAAGACGGAGTGGTCAGGGATCTTGACACAGAGCATTTATCTACAGAAATCAAAGTTACCATTTCTGTAGGGTTAAAGAACGATGAGAAGCCAGTGCGCGTGGTAGATAGGGTCTTTCATGTTGTGAGAAATGGCCAGCGCCTGCTGACCCTGGCAGATCTCTGTTACCATGACCCCGACTCAGATTTTGATGATGGGCAGTTGCTCTATACCCGGCGGGGCATCCCAAATGGGGACTTGGTGACAGCCAGTGACCTCTCTCAGAAACTATACCAGTTCAGGCAACATGACCTTCAGGAAGGGCGAGTGCTCTTTAGGCATCGGGGTGCAGACTCTGCTCGCTTTGTGCTGTTCGTGACGGATGGTGTCCATTACACGTCCTTCCTTCTAGAAGTCAGTGCCTCAGACCCTTATGTCCAGATAGCCAACAACACGGGGTTGCTTGTACAGAGAGGACAGGGCATTAGCCTCACAGCAGCTAACCTCAGTGTCACCACGAACCAAGATATCAGAACGGACCACGAGATCGAATTCCACATGGTACAGCCCCCGAAGCATGGCAGAGTGCTGGTCAACCACTCAGTGTCCCGCTCGTTTTCCCTGCACGACGTGAAGCAAGGCCATGTGTTTTATAGGCATGACGGCAGAGGCAATTCTGATATGTTCAACCTGACAGTGAGAGTTAAAGAGGTGTATGTACACGTAGGCATCTATGTGCGCGTGTACTCTGAAAGCCACCAACATGGCACCCAAATTCTGCTCCAGACCCTTGTTGTTGAAGAAGGAAAACCAGTAAAACTGAGTAGAGGAAGACTGCAGGTAGGTAGTCGCCCTGGCgagcattctgtctctccatgAGTAATCTGTTTGCTTCTAAGAGctatttttgtgttaatttccCTCCTGGTAttcagaatgactttttttttttctaaatgtaaatgcCATTGAAAAGAAAGGCTGGAAGGTTTCAGGATTTTGACACTACTGAGTTTCCTATAGTTGGAAATGGAATATAAGGAATCCTAAGTCTTATGTTAAAGCTTAGTGCACACCAGCACACACactatgtgtgtatgtttggtGTAGGATGCACTGGGAATGAGGAGGTGATGTGTGTATTAGAGTAAATTAAGAGATCTTTAcgtttttcatttcttatagaAACACTGCCAACATTTCATTTCATCTGAATTACATTCATAATGGGATGAAGCAGGGTATAAAAACTTAGGGCAACTTAAACGTAAAAAGGATTCCTCAAACAGCAGAGGATGCTATATTACACAGTTAATTTCCTTCATGTGGTCTCATTTGGTTTCCTGAAATTGATGGATAAAATTGGCCTAGACTTGTGGAATGTCTGGGGTGAGACCTCACACCAGAAGGTTTCCTGGGGCTCCACCTTAGAAGCTTCCAGCAGGCAAAGCCCCACTGATCACACTTAGGAGATCATGTTCTTTTTAGGGTAATCCTGTATAGGGTGTGTAAACTGTGATTTGTGACAACTGGCCACAAATACAGGCTATTCTGAATCTACCCTCAGGACTGCAAAGGAGTTTACTTGTTTGTGAAATGCAGCCAATAACATCAAGAAGAAATGAACACAAATCAGAAGCAATTTACTAAATGAGTTTGACTATCGGAATATGGGGGTCACCagctttcctcatttcttttttaggatCTTGGAGAGTATGTGTTTCACCACCAGGGGGCATCTGTAGTTTAGTGACTATAAATCAGTTACAATGACTGAGATGGATTTTGCTGAATCAATAAATTCAATGTATATTGAAAACGCTGAGCCAGttaaagtgggaaagaaaagtaaactttcCTCTAAAGTCTTGAAATTTTAGTGATTCAGCTTCTGCTTCTTCaaccatttttattccttctccttataccattttatttctttttacctcaACATTCTGAGTCCTGGGTATCTTCCTGCTGAGAATGATGCCTTGTTAATGCATTAGTAGATTTTCAAGTGTTGTTGACCATTACATTTCTTTGCAACCACGGCTAAATGCAAATATTGACATGGTCACCAGAACCAGACCCAGGCTTACACTGTGTATTAACCCTGATTGTAACTTAAGCCATTTGTAGACATtaatagaaaacaatttggctCATCAAAGGGTCTTGACTCTTATGagtattgtgtttttctttttgtgtctgtgtgttatGTATAAAAATTCAAGGCTGTGCATGAAGATAATATTCCTGCAGAGGCAATGTTCATCGTCAGAATTCCGCCGATGCATGGATACCTCCGAAAATCTTTACCTGAAGAAGGCAGCTTGGGTGCAGATGAAAAGTCCCCTCTGATTTTTACACAACAGGATATTGATGATGGCAATATCCAGTATGTACAGATAGCTCCTGAGCAGCAACAGGACCATTTTTTACTGGATGTGGTGAGTGGTGTCCAAGCTGTGAATGGAATTGAAATTTTGGTGGATATCGTCCCTAAGCGGATTCCTCTGGAGGTACAAAATTTCACAGTCCAGGAAGGTGGTTCCAAAGCACTTCTGGAAGACTATCTCAAAATTCCAAGCAAATATTTTGAGGGAGTTGACTGTGAATTTGTTCTGCTCAAACCACCACAACACGGTTATGttgaaaattctaattttccaAGAATAAAGCTAATGAAGTTTACCAGGAAACAGGTAATAAATCTCAGTTAATACATTTGGGTATATGGGATAAGAGGAAAAAATTGCTATTTGTTATTTAGATTAATGGACTCTCAGGAGTGATGAAACTTGAAAGAGGGTCCAGCTTAACCTCCTAACAGATGCTAGAAGCCTCTTCCATGGTAACCCTATAAAGAGGTCATCCAgccattatttaaatatattcagcAATGGAGAACTCACTTCTTCTTGCAGTGGACACTTCCAGTTTAAAAACACGTCAAATGTTAGAAAGTTCTTTATGCTGAACTGAAGACTGCCActtagacacttctccaaggtcCTGGCTCTGATAGCTCACAGAACAAATCAAGACCTCCTTTTGTAaaagctctttaaatatttgaaaggaaaagttATCAAGTTCCCTTGGGTTTTATCTTCTTTGGCTTAAACATCTCTAAGTTCTCCCACTTTGCTCCTGTGTCATGGGCTTCTAGCCCCTGCATCATCCTGGCTGCCTAACGCTAGAGGACCTCCACACTCACTGCCCCACTCAACGTGTCACCCTAGATATTTAACCTAGACATGCTTTAGTCCCTAGTGGATTTACTCCTTTATTCGTTCCATTATTCAATCAACAGATGCTGATAGAGTGCTTACTTGGTACCATGCCCTATGTGAGCATAGTGCTATCAATGGCTCCATGGTCCAGTCCCCACAATACAATACAAGCTGGGTACAACTTCCAATCTAGTGTTCAGTGTAAAATAACCAATTAACTCTGGGCTGCTATCAGGTTTCTTTGCTTTGGGCTAGGATGGTATTATTGTGAGATTTGGCTTTCTTatcatgaataaaagaatgatttCCATTACTTTCTAAGTATTGAAAAGTATCTTACCACCATTTCCTGTATAAGATCCTAGGAATACGCACTCTTCAGGTTAGAGACCTTTAACAACCACCTGGCATCTCTGGGTATCTTTGTCTAGTTAGCTGTAAACCCATGTGGGCTGCCTTATTTTGCTTCTCAGGATTTCATCTTATCAACGGACTTGAATAGATTTATTAAACTCTTATTCTGTTTAAGTTGCTATGCAAGGTTGCCATGATAAGGAGCCATATTGCTTGCTCTCAGGAgatgctgtgtgtgtggggggggaggggatgaggcATACAAGCTTTAATATGAGGTACCCCCTTTTGATGCCTCACAGAGCATTCTTCAGTGGTGCTAAGGAAGTTCAGAGTTGTTACATCTGACTCTAATTGAAGAGGATAGGGAAGACTTCACAGAAGGAATAACGTTTAAGCAAGActtgaggaaagagagaaagatcagGGAGATAgcagaggagaaaacatttttaaaaagcagcatgaACAAAGGCAACAGCCTAGCCAAGGACATGGAGGTATTAAAGTGAACTGGTTCTGGGGGCTGCGGAACACCCCGCAAGACTTGTGGATGGGCTTAGGAGCGGCAGAGAGAACTGGAGCCAGACTGGGGGAGAGTCTTGAATTACATGTTGAGAGGGTTAGACTGAACCAGGAGGCATTAGGGGGCcatggggagaaacagagaatcctgAGGACTGAAAACAACCTTGGAAATCAGTGCTTCTCTACTGGGGGCCCAGGGAAACTGATCCTTTAATGCCTCCCTGCAGACATCTCTTCCTCATGGCTTCCGTCTCAATGGCTGAACAAACCCTCCAAGATGACCACTTGCTCTGGTGCAAGTTGAATCTACTGTTGTTCACCTTGTGTGCTCTAGGTGAGGGAGAGAGCACTGAATTGTGGTCCTGTCTTGGCCAATTCATTATTAATTACACTTTGTAAGAAGCGTGTCTTTAGAATGGTTAGTTGAAATCTGTAGGTCAAGTCTGTGTGTTCCCTGGAGTATCTATGTGATTGTGTAGCCTTGTTCACAGTGAAGGTCATGTTTGTCTGTTCTTCCAGATGACCCCTTCACACTTTCTCTTCCTATGTGACTCTAAGGTCTCCAGGTTTTGCGACATCACTGTTTTCACGTAAAGTGGCACTAATCCCTAACAACTAGTGGCTATAGTGTTAGTGGCTGGGAGAAGGAGCCCCTGGCCATGTTtgcccttcattcattcagcaaattgtttttcaatacctattatgtgtcaggcatgcCAGTTCTAGGTCctggggatacagtggtgaacaTACCCAGCGATAATCCATGCTTTAATAATCTTTTCTCCtggtggaagaaagaaagaggcagagtgagacaacagacaaaacaaataagtgaaataaatggcaTATTGAGTGAAGATTAGTGCtgtggggaaaaataaacaaggaaagggAGCTGGGAAATGCTGGAGCcttcagtggtgtgtgtgtgtgtgtgtgtgtgtgtgtgtgtgtgtgtgtgtgttcagtgtcAAATCAAATGGTCAGGGGAGGCGCCATTGAGAAGGCAGCATCTGAGGAGAtgcctggaggaggtgacggATGGGTGATTGGGTAGATATGGAAGAAGAGcattcaggcagagggaaaggcaaGTGAGCAGCTGTGtggagagcaggaaagggacTCCATGCTGTGCCGGGAGAGCTGTAGATGAGGTTAAGGAGGTCCAGCACAGGAGGGCCTTCTACTTCTCCTTTAACATGAAGTGAAATGGggagcaaggagggagggaacagTCTGGTGACAGGAGACCGAATACTTTTCAaccttttaagattttctgtaaGTTTGTTATGTCTTTTAAGCTCAGGTGAGCTGATATTTTTCTAGTGTTAGAAGTCTAGAAATAGGCAAAATCCCCACCAAatcttctctttgcctttggaTTAATGCATATTAAATGGCATGTAATTTGGGGGAGTACCACTCCAGTGAAGAAGCGATGTATTTCTCCAGGAAAAATACTGAGGAGGCAACTTGTACTTAAATACTATGTTCCTAAAGCATTTTCGGTATAAATTCTCTCACATTCTGATCAATGCCAtcttccatgtttattttcaaatagctTAAACCAGCATCTTTCAGAACTTGTGCTCAGACCTATGTTCTGGAATTCTTCTGCCCACAGAACTCCAAAGAAATTCCCGTAGCACCTTTGTACAGTGGCCAAAACTTTCCCTTGAGACTCTTCATGAACTTTTCAACTCATCAGAAACACCTCTAAGAGATCAAAAGTATTTGCTCAAAGGAAGTGCACCATAGGAACGGGCAAAGTTGAACAGTTGAATTCTTTGGCAGTATTTTATCAAAACAAACACAACCTCAGAGACTTTTTCAGAAGTTCAGCTACTCCTGTTGGGCTTTGGAAGTTGTCTGCCATTGTCTGTTTGGGTCATAGGATCATTGAAGCTAAGTTCCCTTCCAGCTTTAAAACTGTCTTGGTCTCTAATTATGATCTTGTGCTCCTCAGTATTTTCCATCAGAGCCTTAAAGACATGAAAGGCATTCTGATCAAATTTGTGGTTATTACAAATCCAAGAGGAATAATTAATTCACTTACTGACCGtttcagaatgaaaataagaaagatgaaCCCTAACAGGGACCTGAGTAAAGGTTTTCATTTGTGTTATCAGGGTGAGGGAAGTCTGCCTTGATAGACAATTTGGTTTTGATGTATTTCATTATATTCTGTCCACAGGAGATGTGTGGTAGCTAGTTACGGGTAGTGTCTGTTAAGAGATGTATCAAAAAATGATTGTGTTCTGGAGGAGGAACAGGATTAGGAGGTAACATGTATAGTCTCTCATACAAAGAACAGTTAAAGAAATAATGCATGCTTAGTTCAGAAAAGAGAAGTTTGGGGAAACTTAAAAGTTGCCCTGGTCCAGATGTCGCCAAACAACCGAAGTCCAACAAGTAAGTAGAAGCTTCAGAGCCTGAACCTAACATTCGGAATTGTCTAACAAAACATTCCACAACTTTAAACATTAGTCACTGTAAATAAGCAAGTAGAGTCTGAATTTTAGTGGGTGTCATTCCACTGGAAGAGCAGCCAAATGATATCACTTACCTACAACACATTGTGTTTGGAGAAATAGCCTTTGAACTCAGGTTTCCCGATTACCAGTCTAGAGTTCTCTTTACTACCCCATGTTGCAGCATCATTCCATTCCTCCTCAAACTTATTTCCAGGATGTGGCATTGCTTCATAAAAACTATGCCATCCATCAAAATCTCCACTCTGATTGTTGGAATCCAACCTCATAGGATGAACACATGCTTCTGTGTTTCAGAGAGGCATAAAAATTAGGATGATAGCAATGTATTCctgtttttaaatcacatttcagTAAATTGGTGATTTTTGTTATTGGTGGTTATAGGTGGAAAATGAAGCGATTTACTATGTGCATGATGATAGTGAGGAGCTTCTTGACAATTTCACCATCTTTGCaaatagctcagagcttggaaaaCAGAGTTTGCCCCAAACCCTTTTTGTAACTGTGGAATCAGTAAATGATGAGGCTCCAATAATAACAGCCAATAACATCCTTCAGGTAAGTGCTCCGTGCTTTTTATCATAGTAATCTCAACACTaccaatttgattttcttttgtattatttataatgttaaataataagaCATAGGACTATGTATGTATAATTAACATATTCCTActggttttaaataaatgttagttgttacCAGGACATTCTGTTTGGTAACAGTTGGGAGATGATGAATCCCAATGAGTTACCGTCAGATTGTATTTCTTGAGTGGGTGTCATTCTCACTGTATTCCCCAAGGCATAGCCTCTTCTAGTTAGGGTGGGCAGGTGAGCATCAACTCCCTAGTGTGAAGTGTGTGAcgttgggcaagttatttagcccttcagtttgtttttatcGAGGTGGTGGGAAATGGAGGCAGACTTGTGAGGAGTAAGCGATAAAATGATGTAAAACTCTCCCACAGTGCCTGACACGTGGATGGGAcccaataaatggtagctatcaTTACTGAAAAACTCCAAGACTGTGCCAGTattagaattaaaacaaaacaaaaacactatacAGTCATGTGACAGTCTTTTGCTGTTTCTGGGAGCTTCCATCACTCTTCACTCtttctgaggatcccctggggtGCTTCTTAGGCACTCACAGATAAACAAACGTGTTTTGGCTGTCGCATGGTGTCCACCActtggctcctcccctgatcTGAAGCCTGTTTATGCTCAAGTATCCCAAAGCTTTCATTCAGGGGATTTTCTTGGTCTTAAATCACTCCTTCTCACTGATCCTTCTTCTAAAGACTTGGGCGTGAATTTGCTGTTCTGGCTTGGAGAATAATTACAGCTATTGtggtagtaagtgctcaaaaaagaATTGTTAGCTATTTACAGTATGTGCCAGGTAACACTCTTAAGAACTTCTAGCTCACTGAGATGTGCTACCATTTCCCTCACTGGACCATTCCTCAttggacagatgaggaaatcgcATGACAGCTGAATGACAGGCTGAGGACAGAGTGACAGCACGGGAGCCCGATGGCTTGTTCTTGTCTTTTGTCATGCTCTCCCCCAATGACTGACACCtagtaaacaaaaaatatttggtgaagggaagagtaaatgaaaatataaactgtCAATTCCCCCAGCACTGGCCCACGTTTCAGAGACCGGGCTTTTGTCTccactctttcttcctttagtATAGCTGCATTTCTGGAAGAATCCTTGGCCCTTCGCACATTAAAGCTCCTGGGGGACTCATGCTTCAGATATGCCCAGGTGTGGGAATCTGAAGTATTCACTTTGAAATTTGGATGAGACAAATCTTCCAACATATGTATGTGTCAATTTCAGCCTTGTTTATACCTCTTGTGAGAGTCAATAGTTAATAATAgatactttaggggtgcctgggtggctcagtctgttaagcgtctgacttcggctcaggtcatgatctcacagttcataggttcaagccccgcatcaggctctgtgttgacagctcggagcctggagcctgcttccgattctgtgtctccctctctctctctgccatccccctccccccccccacctcaaaagtaaataaacattaaacattttaaaaaaaatagatactttaGAAGTCCAGAGGAAGCTGGATAGTCATAAGGGATGCAGGAGAGGTAGACATGAGTAGAGCTCACTAGGGGCTAATCTAAAGAGAACATTTTATGTTGTTAAACATGTAAACATTCTGGggtttaaaaatctgtttttacttGCTCGAAATAGTTGGATCTAGGAATAGACTTGTTAGTGCTCTTATTTTACAGCTTGGCTCATTATTCAGCCTCTACATTTTAAGTGAGAAACTAATGGTGTTTATGCCTTTGTAACTTGTCACTTAATTTTGACTTTACTTCCTGGTCATTGTCCCAACAGCCTGGGAATGGTTCTAGCTGGTCGCATTGGTAGGCCTACCTCTGCTTTCACAGATTCTTGTTGTACTACTATCTACTGAATTCATTCTCAGCAAAGCGATCTGAGAAGTAGGTTGTCGCCAGAGTGAGGGATCGTAGGTGTCAGCGATGATTAAGCGCAGTTATAAAAGCTTACGTTTATCGTGTGCTTACGAAGTATAGTACTGGACATCTTCCAGAAGTGGCATCATTTTCACAACCCTACAAAGCATCTTGTTATGAATGTCCTCATTATAATGGGCACCCTGAGACCCAGAGCGGCACCAAGGGAAGGTGTGGGAAATCTGACTGTCTCACCATCATGCTCTGCCGCTTTGCCCGCCACCCATGACTGACTCAAGCTCTGCCGGTGCATCCATGGGATCAAGGGCTGTGTTTATTAGTAAGAAAAAAGCCCCAAAGCTGTTGTGCCTCTTGCTCCTACCAAAGTGGACTTTACGGAATAGGTCTGCGGCCGCTGGATTGACACACAAGCGTTTGCCCAGGAACCTCGGCAGAGGACTTGGGCATTTTGCTGTGTGGTGCAAAACTGGAGGATGAGGAAGATCCAGGGGAGTGGCCTAAATCTAGACAGACATGGGGGAAGAGCTGGAGTGGGCTGAGGGACAGGAAGACCGAGGAATAAAGTAGTGAACTCTCAGGCTTCCTTGTGGAAAGGAACTGAAGCCCTCTCCTGGGTTTGGCTTGCAGCTTTGAGGTGCCGTCCGTTACAAGATGCACCATCAACTTAACGATACTTTATTGTACTGAAAGATTCCCGTCCATTTAAGGCGTTCAGAACATTAAAATGTGGGAGGAAAAATGTGTACATTAGACTGTGTACATTCTGTCTTCCCTTTAAATTAGCGAGATACAGTCTCTGCCATGAACCTTGAGCTTGCTCAGGCCGTTTGCCCAgacccttcttcccacccccccccccccaccccgtcctcaATATCGGAGAGTTTCtctcaagaaaaaaggaagagtagCTGTGGGCAAGggccatttcctttcttcctttcttcttaccTTCTTCCCTGGATAGCCTGGATCCAGGCCAGGAAGGGGGTGACTTCCCAGTTTTAATGGATGTGGTCATTTGATACTGGCTCTTTCTGAATTTATTCAGTAAGAATCTCATTCCCTGCCTTGAACGTTCTGGATTAAAGTTAGAAGAACAGAGTTCAAGTGTTGTAACTTGCCCAGTTTAGGCAAAATTTCTCTGAGACTCCTCTTCCTTGAC
It contains:
- the LOC123576756 gene encoding chondroitin sulfate proteoglycan 4-like isoform X4, producing the protein MGRLGARRLFLLAACLGLCGARGALGASFYGESYVELNIIEVSSELSLQLKFQTSKPRGLLFLAAGKNDYCIIELLSGNLRVRVNLGAGKQVLLSEERLRTDDLVWHLVELYYVKNNVSLVIDKHYETTGHITGEVHNLHFQHGIYIAGHGGLDVPYLNGELPNFRGCMEDVLFNQEEILASLRSYPGFKKVYEVSLGCSDEFFAGEDEAINFFSSRSYVTFPEWKVPGEGLLEFALQTGTQQALLLFQSGREGNFVALEIVNGLLRAHVGWSKSNTQLSSLSLVSDNKWHVIQLKFTGSYLALMVDEQGVRTLLPLQSKPFVSEGPLFVGGLNARKGEEVKKLGFASVPKKSARGVSFKGCLRGLEANAEKRALKDALVSKDIAAGCKTRSSDNENPFITTMENLLQSEVPLSTTVVEAGKPFFQDASSYFLSLSNLEIQEGGRALLEQRHMKVDVESEDLGIHHSQILFKIEEMPLHGFLQLDVSPVQEMEKAFTMSDLRQGKVWYVHDGSEEPRDFFTFSVSSNSKQKMPFYLQGRVPYVFNITVIPVNDPPHLKLPEGNLLLLFENSKKRLTPNIIHVSDPDTDSLSLSFSILGNFNSDAGFLENTNDPGKAINGFTHGDLRDGNIFYVHRGPRNSRMLLRASDGELVSNTVVLRVMAVPWGFEVAIRTGVVVQQGGTVLITQSNLSVEVNGEPHEMETRYAITQPPQFGQIQRQGSSGEWKQVSTFSQHSIDRGQVRYHSTFRELQLGNVTDHFKFKVNIEGKVSEELMFPITVRWLKFTLLKNVPLKVSKINRQVLNSDHLQAVTEGVDVAQKELHFKLLTPPKKGKLLLGNKVLKTNSVFSQQNITDSKISYEPQERPREDTQDTFRFLIVVKHIASKDYTFRINFEADKTRVTVTNRGLFVKEGEGKLITKSELFAQTLDNQTFQYKITQSPQHGKLKLINLSDPLRSHDHITAFTDQDLVGERLMYVHDDSETQCDEFLLVASAIAPGQDGVVRDLDTEHLSTEIKVTISVGLKNDEKPVRVVDRVFHVVRNGQRLLTLADLCYHDPDSDFDDGQLLYTRRGIPNGDLVTASDLSQKLYQFRQHDLQEGRVLFRHRGADSARFVLFVTDGVHYTSFLLEVSASDPYVQIANNTGLLVQRGQGISLTAANLSVTTNQDIRTDHEIEFHMVQPPKHGRVLVNHSVSRSFSLHDVKQGHVFYRHDGRGNSDMFNLTVRVKEVYVHVGIYVRVYSESHQHGTQILLQTLVVEEGKPVKLSRGRLQAVHEDNIPAEAMFIVRIPPMHGYLRKSLPEEGSLGADEKSPLIFTQQDIDDGNIQYVQIAPEQQQDHFLLDVVSGVQAVNGIEILVDIVPKRIPLEVQNFTVQEGGSKALLEDYLKIPSKYFEGVDCEFVLLKPPQHGYVENSNFPRIKLMKFTRKQVENEAIYYVHDDSEELLDNFTIFANSSELGKQSLPQTLFVTVESVNDEAPIITANNILQVWANSVTEITSGDLCAEDEDSSPQDLIYWVSPPSNGHLAFKSFPGQSIQNFTQAQINKGLLVFVHTGSTKPLSSGDLRAVTNDADSTGNRTVTFTVISSPRLGRLVRVNSDNSTEDVSVFTQTLVSEQLILYQHVDRENTGWTAEDSFTFMTSSPPAALGPEEFRITISYEITEPGRHSRLLANTGAAVKEGDKVLIGQSNLDASNLLLKLPRSQRSSYEIWFQVISLPHHGTLMVGERNITKGKPNFSQYIVNTFGIIYLHDDSESLADNFTFAVWPNQKSKSATKPKADFLEEMFNITISPVNDQAPALKTKGLRLKVLQGNRLVVGPENLRVEDLDSPPEEIRYMIIRNPNNGFLALAHHPDIPVHHFTQADIDNSRVLFIQDGSPSSGVFYFSVTDGQHRPLYKLFHLDVIPISITLVNLTDLLLPQGQTIVPITNTHLSAMTNGRSPQITYKMTWPLQHGHLLIENQVVISFGQEDLHSGRLSYHMTNLTASGDQLHFSLFTPESNLTGQTLTIRVQPLLRVMSNLTIANRVVYQLRRKDLDATELANRTKSDPQFEVTEPPVHGRLVRRVGRGAEMENATLFTQRDIDQGLLMLNPHANLTGIDMVNDSFTFLLRADHVQPAIGYLPFTIVPPDPLLLQTFIPDVSLLVTSNNLVTSDFSQEKLVVSSGPTVQTETLGKLTQARQQQADPWGRHHGQEPTMDSRASLTRIIWPPNTTDASPQAPTQPRESNYPVIVIVPSAVVVFLLTVTAVTLCIRMLGRRAEKAKPLIKPLTNLETTTPSPRPKRSIAVPTVTVTPLLKSSSSPPVSLCRDPLSGQMASPATEPVEKCAPWETWMNLDPDMVKLCRQTNPTLKHNQYWV